CGCTCCGCTGCGAGTGAGCGTGGTTTGTCTTGCGATATCCAATGGTGTTGCTGCTGCTGATCAATCCCTCTGGGACATCCCCCTGGAGGAGCTTGGGCAGATCCGCGTCGTATCGATTGCATCCGGCACTGAAACCCCTCTGGATAAGGCGGCTGCTGTTACCTCAGTTATCAATGCTGATGACATTGCGGCCATAGGTGCGACGGACCTCGACGAAGTGCTTGAGACTGTGCCCGGCCTTCACGTGAATCATTCCGATCAGGGATTTTCTCCCAAATATGTCTTCCGAGGCATAACGTCGAGTAATAACGCCCAGGCACTCGTTCTTATTAATGGAATTCCCACTACCACAATGGTTTACGGCAACCGCGGGAATGCCTGGGGAGGCATGCCGGTAAAGGCAATCGAACGGATCGAAGTGATCAGGGGTCCTGGATCTGCACTGTACGGTGCAGACGCCTACTCTGGCGTTATCAACATTATTACAAAGGGCCCGGACTCGATTGGAGGTCAGACTGTCGGTGGGCGCCTCGGCAGCTTTGATACTCGGGGTGGTTGGCTGGAGTCAGTGCACCATATTGGTGGTGAACTGGCGATGAGCCTTGTTCTGGAATACCAGACGACAGAAGGCTGGGACGACGTTATTGAGCAGGACGCACAGACGAGCTTCGATGAGCTGTTCGGAACTTCAGCGTCTCTTGCCCCAGGTCCGGTCAATACGGGGTCGGACCAGTTTGATGCCCGCTTTGAAATGGGTGACGACCGGTGGACCCTGCGCGCAGGCCTGCAGGATCGCAGTAATCTCGGTACCGGCCCTGGCCTGGCTCAGGCGCTGGATCCAGAGGGACAATATGCGTCTCGCCGGGTAAATCTGGATTACAGTTATCGTTGGTCACACCTCGCCCCTGGCCTGGATGTTGAGGCTCGGGTGTTTTATTTCAATATCACCCAAGAACCGGAGAACGACATTGTTCTTTATCCACCAGGTGCTTTTGATGGTGACTTTCCCGATGGTTTGATTGGTAGCCCTGGCTACAAGGAAAATCAGGTTCGGCTCGATTTGAGTGCGGTTTACCGTGGCTTCAAGGACCATCGGGTCCATATGGGTGGCGGTACGTTCTGGGCCGATTTGTATGAAGTGACAGAAAGTAAGAATTTCAATCCCGACTTCAGTCCCAAGGGCGGCGTGGTAGACGTCTCTGATGATCCGAATCAAGTCTGGATGCCTGAGGAAGACCGTACCAACTACTATCTGTTCGTTCAGGATGAGTGGAAGTTTGCTCAGAACTGGCAGCTGGTTAGCGGCGTTCGTTTTGATGAATACTCCGATTTCGGGAGCACGGTCAATCCTCGTGCCGCCTTGATATGGGCGACAACAGACAGTATCACAACCAAATTGTTATACGGACGAGCCTTTCGCGCGCCGTCTTTGAATGAACTGCATGCATCCAATAATCCGGTGGTTATTGGTAACGAAGAACTTGATGCCGAGACCATAGACACCTATGAAATCGGTGTATCCCATCAGGCAACCGCCCGTGTTCTGTACTCCCTGAACCTATTCTATTACGAGATTGACGATCTCATAAATGCTGAGCCGGTTGCAGGCCTCATTGCCAATCAATATCAGAACGTAGGTCAGCGAACCGGACACGGTGGTGAGTTCGAACTGAGCTACCAGGCCACTGATGAATTTTCGGTGACGGCAAATTATACTTACCAGACCGCCAAGGATGAACTCACCAGCGAGTCTGTGGGCGATGCTCCCAACCACCAGGTTTATGCCCGCGCCGATTGGTCTCTGTGGTCTGGCTGGTTCCTGAGCTCTCAGGTCAACTGGGTAGGCGAGCAGAAAAGAACTGCCGCGGATCAGAGAGAACCTGTGCCCGATTCGACGACTGTGGATATGACCCTTCGAACAAAGGGCTTATGGCGTGGGCTCGATCTCTCGGTGTCTGTGAAGAATATTTTCAATGATGATGTGCGAGACCCAAGCCCTTTTGCCCAGCCCAGTCCGGCCATACCAAACGACTTTCCGATGCCGGGCCGCCGTCTGGTCGGAGAACTGTCCTATACGTTCTGATTAAAACCTCTGCGTCAATCCTCCCAATTTCGCTTGCCCACACCATGATAGACAATGCTCTCGCAGCGAATCGGGAAGAAGCTGCCCTCTGGTCGTGCTTTCGCATCTTTGAAGCATGGGGCCATACCCGTTACGAAACCGGGTGACAGCAGGAGCTGATACTCTTCGCAACTGAAGCCCATGTCTGCCGCAAGAGCGGCATGTACGGCGGCAACATTCATTGAATATCCGTACACACTGTTCACATGCTCAAAAACCTCAAACGCCATTTTTAAATGGCGTCCATTTGAAAAGCCGTACTCTTTTGCCTTGTCCAGAGTAAAGGCAATGCGCTCGTCTGTTTTGGCGAGAGGGCGCCCGTAGCCGAATAGAATACGCCCGAGGGCTTTCTCATTATCGACAAATTCTTCGATCTTACCGCCCTCCTCGCACCATTTTCCTGCCCTGTAAAAGAAATCGAGTGCTCGAACTTCGGGACGGCGACCGTAAATCGATGCCTCGGAAATACTTAAACCTGCCATCATGCCGAGCGAAGGGGTGGTACGTACAGAACCTGCCAGCGCTGCTACGTGATTTGGCCAAATCGATGGGTCAGGGTAGCTGCTGCCCACCCAGTAGCAGTTCAGCATGTTGGCAACATTTTTACCGGGGTCCCTCCCCAGAATCGCAAACAGGTAAAGGTGCAGCCATTCCATATGGTCCAGCTCATGATGAAGATCTTTACCATGCATAACCACACGCTCGGTGAGAAAAGCCTTTCCAATGCGGGTTGTCAGGTGGCTCTCAGTTTCGTACAGCCGCTCATGATTCATTGGCTACTCCTCCTCACCGGCTTTTTTATAGGGGCCAGGATCTTCTTCCAGTTCAATTGCGGGACTGTAGAAAGGAAACTTTTTCCAGCCCATCTTTCGTTGTTCCAAGGCATGAACCGCGGCACCCGGGAGCCTCAGCATGAGGTAGAGCATACTGCCCTGGTCCTTATCCAAACCAAGATCTACCAAAGTTGCCGCCGCGACTGCACTGATGGATATGGGACAGCCAAAAAACTCTTCCAGATCACTGCGGTTTATCGCCAGCCAGGCTAACGCGCCGCTCTCGGGAGCGAACTGGACCAATAACTCCAGGGATTGAAGAAGCGTCGTCGGTATCTGGTCCCCGTTGGGATCAAAGCCAGGTGGATGCTCCATAGCCGGCCATATATCAGCCCTTTCGTCTTCCTCGGGAGATTGCAGACGGGTTATCCATTTCTCAACATCCTGCCCGCATTCCTGCCATAAACGCATACAGATCTCGAGCTCCTGGGAACCACCATAGAGTCCAGAACCAACAGCGAGTGCTGCCATGAGGGCGGAGCTATGGTTGGTTCCGGCGACCCCACCATTCATGGCCGCACGAATACTGGCCTCTTTTGGGCCGGCATTGGCAAGAACTAGCGCAAGCTTTTCAAGCAGCACCACATGGGCAGGCTCGGGTCGATCTCCCTTGAACATTAAAAGCAGATACTCGAACCAGCTTGCCCGGGCAATGATCTGCCCATAAACGTCATAGCCGTGGCAGTAACATGCCTTGGCTGCGAAAGGATTGGACTCTTCCGGCTCTTCAAGCCAGAAATTGGAGTGATAAACATAGTCTGATGGCACGCCGGCCCCCTACTCTATTCGTGAGTTTGTATTGAGCTGGTTAACACTTTTATTCGGGAGCCCAATGGTGGCACCTGGTCGCCGTCAACGATTACGTCTAACAAGCATGGGCCAGGTCGGGACAGAATCCCCTTAATATCAAGGTCAGCAAATTGTTCCATAGTCTCAATGCGGTAGGACTCGACACCCAATGCCCGGGCGATCATTGAGAAATCCACCCTTGGCAGCCGAGTGGCCAACTGCTCCCCCCCAC
This genomic stretch from Marinobacter salsuginis harbors:
- a CDS encoding TonB-dependent receptor plug domain-containing protein, translated to MQQPLLALGRTALLLLPAPLRVSVVCLAISNGVAAADQSLWDIPLEELGQIRVVSIASGTETPLDKAAAVTSVINADDIAAIGATDLDEVLETVPGLHVNHSDQGFSPKYVFRGITSSNNAQALVLINGIPTTTMVYGNRGNAWGGMPVKAIERIEVIRGPGSALYGADAYSGVINIITKGPDSIGGQTVGGRLGSFDTRGGWLESVHHIGGELAMSLVLEYQTTEGWDDVIEQDAQTSFDELFGTSASLAPGPVNTGSDQFDARFEMGDDRWTLRAGLQDRSNLGTGPGLAQALDPEGQYASRRVNLDYSYRWSHLAPGLDVEARVFYFNITQEPENDIVLYPPGAFDGDFPDGLIGSPGYKENQVRLDLSAVYRGFKDHRVHMGGGTFWADLYEVTESKNFNPDFSPKGGVVDVSDDPNQVWMPEEDRTNYYLFVQDEWKFAQNWQLVSGVRFDEYSDFGSTVNPRAALIWATTDSITTKLLYGRAFRAPSLNELHASNNPVVIGNEELDAETIDTYEIGVSHQATARVLYSLNLFYYEIDDLINAEPVAGLIANQYQNVGQRTGHGGEFELSYQATDEFSVTANYTYQTAKDELTSESVGDAPNHQVYARADWSLWSGWFLSSQVNWVGEQKRTAADQREPVPDSTTVDMTLRTKGLWRGLDLSVSVKNIFNDDVRDPSPFAQPSPAIPNDFPMPGRRLVGELSYTF
- a CDS encoding citryl-CoA lyase; translation: MPSDYVYHSNFWLEEPEESNPFAAKACYCHGYDVYGQIIARASWFEYLLLMFKGDRPEPAHVVLLEKLALVLANAGPKEASIRAAMNGGVAGTNHSSALMAALAVGSGLYGGSQELEICMRLWQECGQDVEKWITRLQSPEEDERADIWPAMEHPPGFDPNGDQIPTTLLQSLELLVQFAPESGALAWLAINRSDLEEFFGCPISISAVAAATLVDLGLDKDQGSMLYLMLRLPGAAVHALEQRKMGWKKFPFYSPAIELEEDPGPYKKAGEEE